One genomic segment of Xyrauchen texanus isolate HMW12.3.18 chromosome 5, RBS_HiC_50CHRs, whole genome shotgun sequence includes these proteins:
- the LOC127643484 gene encoding protein mab-21-like 2: protein MIATQAKLVYQLNKYYNERCQARKAAIAKTIREVCKVVSDVLKEVEVQEPRFISSLSEIDARYEGMEVIAPNEFEVVLYLNQMGVFNFVDDGSLPGCAVLKLSDGRKRSMSLWVEFITASGYLSARKIRSRFQTLVAQAVDKCSYRDVVKMVADTSEVKLRIRERYVVQITPAFKCTGIWPRSAAQWPMPHIPWPGPNRVAEVKAEGFNLLSKECYSLTGKQSSAESDAWVLQFAEAENRLLMSGCRKKCLSVLKTLRDRHLELPGQPLNNYHMKTLLLYECEKHPRETDWDESCLGDRLNGILLQLISCLQCRRCPHYFLPNLDLFQGKPHSALETAAKQTWRLAREILTNAKSLDKL from the coding sequence ATGATTGCAACGCAAGCAAAGCTGGTTTACCAGCTCAATAAATATTACAACGAGAGATGCCAGGCGCGCAAAGCGGCCATCGCCAAGACCATTCGCGAGGTGTGTAAGGTGGTGTCAGACGTGTTGAAGGAGGTAGAGGTCCAAGAGCCCCGTTTCATCAGCTCTCTGAGTGAGATAGACGCGCGCTACGAGGGCATGGAGGTCATCGCACCCAATGAGTTTGAGGTCGTGCTTTACCTGAACCAGATGGGAGTCTTTAACTTCGTGGATGACGGCTCTCTGCCGGGCTGCGCCGTGCTCAAACTCAGCGACGGCCGCAAACGGAGCATGTCCCTGTGGGTGGAGTTCATTACCGCCTCCGGTTATCTCTCTGCCCGAAAGATCCGCTCCCGCTTTCAGACCCTGGTGGCCCAGGCCGTGGATAAATGCAGCTATCGGGACGTGGTTAAAATGGTGGCGGACACGAGTGAAGTGAAACTGCGCATTCGGGAGAGGTATGTTGTGCAAATCACCCCAGCCTTCAAGTGCACGGGAATCTGGCCTAGAAGTGCCGCCCAATGGCCCATGCCCCACATCCCATGGCCAGGGCCGAACCGGGTGGCGGAGGTGAAAgcggagggatttaacctcctctCTAAAGAGTGCTACTCGTTAACGGGGAAACAGAGCTCGGCGGAGAGCGACGCCTGGGTTTTGCAGTTTGCTGAGGCCGAGAACAGGCTTCTGATGTCAGGTTGTAGGAAAAAATGCCTCTCTGTTCTAAAGACTCTCCGTGACCGACACCTTGAGCTGCCGGGACAGCCGCTCAATAATTACCATATGAAGACCCTGCTGCTGTACGAATGTGAGAAACACCCGCGGGAAACTGACTGGGATGAGTCGTGCCTCGGCGACCGTCTAAACGGCATTCTTCTGCAGCTCATCTCCTGTCTGCAGTGCCGTCGGTGCCCACATTACTTCTTACCCAATCTAGACTTGTTTCAGGGTAAACCACACTCAGCGCTGGAAACAGCGGCCAAACAAACCTGGAGACTGGCCAGAGAAATCCTTACCAATGCTAAAAGTTTGGATAAACTGTAA